One part of the Moraxella sp. FZFQ2102 genome encodes these proteins:
- a CDS encoding class I SAM-dependent methyltransferase has translation MAKRSNAQAKTKAKTQADAQADVQNQSTHDAPSDTAAQFHFSQDWFSSMQSNFDYIFNDIKPRRVLEIGAFEGRSTCYFIEKCASFHDEGVEIVSIDTWQGGQEHGDIDMNAAEAAYMHNVQLQVNRFSGVTVTKIKSDSHSAMIKLLADGQAGSFDFIYVDGSHEAPDVLFDALLAHRLVKVDGVIGFDDYLWSPDTAPNHNHYLLVKPAVDHYINTYQQKVHVVQRLPHFYQLYVIKLSD, from the coding sequence ATGGCAAAACGATCTAATGCACAAGCCAAAACCAAAGCCAAAACGCAAGCTGACGCACAAGCCGATGTGCAAAACCAAAGCACACATGATGCGCCTAGCGATACAGCGGCACAATTTCACTTTAGCCAAGATTGGTTCAGCTCCATGCAGTCCAATTTCGACTATATCTTTAATGATATCAAGCCGCGTCGAGTGCTTGAGATTGGTGCTTTTGAAGGGCGTTCGACTTGCTATTTCATCGAAAAATGCGCAAGCTTTCACGATGAAGGCGTGGAGATTGTCAGTATCGATACTTGGCAAGGCGGTCAGGAGCATGGCGATATTGACATGAATGCGGCAGAAGCGGCGTATATGCACAATGTGCAGCTGCAGGTGAATCGCTTCAGTGGCGTGACAGTCACCAAGATCAAATCCGATTCGCACTCGGCGATGATTAAGCTTTTGGCTGATGGGCAGGCGGGCAGTTTTGATTTTATTTATGTCGATGGCTCGCACGAAGCACCGGATGTACTGTTTGACGCATTATTGGCGCATCGTTTGGTGAAAGTGGATGGTGTAATTGGCTTTGATGATTATCTGTGGTCGCCTGATACAGCGCCGAACCACAACCATTATCTACTGGTCAAGCCGGCTGTGGATCATTATATCAATACTTATCAACAAAAAGTCCATGTGGTGCAGCGTTTGCCACATTTTTATCAATTATATGTCATCAAATTATCAGATTAA
- the gorA gene encoding glutathione-disulfide reductase: protein MTKHYDYIAIGGGSGGIASINRAASYGKKCAIIEARHIGGTCVNVGCVPKKIMWHGAQLADAIAKHAPDYGFDVTVNGFDFATLVKNRQAYIERVHQSYQRGFDNNKVEVITGFAKFIDKNTVEVNGEQITADHILIATGGRPSRPDIEGSELGIDSDGFFELTALPKRIAVVGAGYIAVELAGVVNSLGADTQLLVRGDKPLRNFDADIVETLVKVMDKDGIELVTAASPSKLSKNDDGNITITLADGRTIETDCVVWAIGRDPATDGIGLDTVGVAMNDKGQIIVDEYQNTNIDGIYAVGDIIAGGIALTPVAVAAGRRLSERLFNNKPNEKLDYRLVPTVMFSHPPIGTIGMTEEQAVAYYGADQIKVYHSSFTPMYSAVTQHREPCRMKLVCLGSDEKIIGLHGIGFGVDEMIQGFAVAIKMGATKADFDNTVAIHPTGSEEFVTMR from the coding sequence ATGACTAAGCATTATGATTATATCGCCATCGGTGGCGGCAGCGGCGGTATCGCATCGATCAATCGCGCGGCAAGTTATGGCAAAAAATGCGCCATTATCGAAGCACGACACATCGGCGGTACTTGTGTGAATGTCGGCTGTGTACCGAAGAAAATCATGTGGCATGGTGCGCAATTGGCAGATGCGATCGCCAAGCATGCGCCTGATTATGGCTTTGATGTTACGGTTAATGGCTTTGATTTTGCAACTTTGGTCAAAAATCGACAAGCTTACATCGAGCGTGTGCATCAGTCTTATCAGCGCGGCTTTGATAATAATAAAGTGGAAGTGATCACAGGATTTGCCAAATTCATCGACAAAAACACTGTTGAAGTAAACGGCGAGCAGATCACCGCCGATCATATCTTGATCGCCACAGGCGGTCGCCCAAGTCGCCCTGACATCGAAGGTAGCGAGCTTGGCATTGATTCGGATGGATTTTTTGAGCTGACAGCACTGCCTAAGCGCATTGCGGTGGTTGGTGCAGGCTATATCGCTGTTGAGCTGGCAGGTGTGGTCAATAGCCTTGGTGCAGATACGCAGCTTTTGGTGCGTGGTGATAAGCCGCTGCGTAATTTTGATGCTGATATTGTTGAGACCTTGGTCAAGGTGATGGATAAAGATGGCATTGAGCTTGTGACGGCAGCATCGCCATCTAAGCTTAGCAAGAATGATGACGGCAACATCACCATCACACTTGCTGATGGTCGCACGATTGAGACGGACTGTGTGGTCTGGGCGATTGGGCGCGATCCTGCGACGGACGGCATTGGGCTTGACACTGTCGGCGTGGCGATGAATGACAAAGGGCAAATCATCGTCGATGAATACCAAAATACCAACATCGATGGCATCTATGCGGTCGGTGATATTATCGCAGGCGGCATTGCGCTGACGCCTGTGGCGGTAGCGGCAGGTCGTCGTCTGTCTGAGCGACTGTTCAATAACAAACCAAATGAGAAGCTTGATTATCGCCTTGTGCCGACGGTGATGTTCAGCCATCCACCGATTGGGACGATCGGCATGACCGAAGAACAGGCGGTGGCGTACTATGGCGCCGATCAGATCAAGGTCTATCATTCAAGCTTTACGCCAATGTACAGCGCGGTGACGCAGCATCGCGAGCCTTGCCGCATGAAGCTTGTGTGCCTAGGCAGTGATGAGAAAATCATCGGTCTGCATGGTATTGGCTTTGGGGTTGATGAGATGATTCAAGGCTTTGCGGTGGCGATCAAAATGGGTGCAACCAAGGCAGACTTTGATAATACCGTCGCCATCCATCCGACAGGCTCAGAAGAGTTTGTGACGATGCGATGA
- a CDS encoding carboxy terminal-processing peptidase, which yields MSKRQYLLSGIATAVAGVIIAQSYAGVANAADQAAFSPSPEQRITARQVGILLDRAHYLDERMDEQMGNKILTMYFDKLDPNHTLFLQSDIDEFTAKYGASYAQRLLRGDLSAGIEIFERYRTRSNEYYDFAKNFLAKPINLNTDQSIVIDREDAPHFGSKQEQHAYWQNQLTYSLINLTISQEDDKAKDQAYLDNPELSRGQDLVKAESRTPTEILLNRLTRQQEQLQRLKNDEIMEYILDSATLTYDPHSNYFAPVQAQDMQIQNSLQLEGIGVSIRPDRKNPDYIRIISLVDGGPAAKSGQVRANDLIIGVAQDGEAMVDTVGYTTREIVALIRGKRGTNVTIRVKQPNTPDSQARTVTLTRDVIQQEESGVQHRIIEVPYEGVNKRVGVLEIPSFYLNFQARREGLDASQYRSVSNDTEKALKDMTAQGIDGLVVDLRNNPGGSLDEVAKMLGFFIKEGPLVQIRDNRGNVRIYRDGDGGKQLYQGDMAVLVNLGSASASEIFAAAIQDYGLGLIVGSTTTGKGSAQAQRDDLALGSMTITQNKFYRVNGGSTQNKGVVPDVELVNIYKGMEFGEREYKNPLPWDTIASTNYTAEGKYSQALIETLNEQSQARQAHDPQFIFLNKLNDIRALDDDKKPAEVSLNKRRAKLKDIEDQTLAAENARRQATGETPFTSWSTYQANLDAIAEERAAMKENERPKLPESEAYVLEAAHLMFDADKPQTAQAKSAK from the coding sequence ATGTCGAAGCGCCAATATCTACTTTCTGGCATCGCAACCGCAGTCGCTGGCGTCATCATCGCCCAAAGCTACGCTGGCGTTGCCAATGCTGCCGATCAAGCCGCTTTTTCGCCATCACCTGAACAGCGCATCACCGCACGCCAAGTTGGGATTTTGCTCGATCGCGCGCATTATTTGGATGAGCGCATGGATGAGCAAATGGGCAACAAAATCTTAACGATGTATTTTGATAAACTTGACCCAAATCATACACTATTTTTACAATCAGACATCGATGAATTCACCGCCAAATACGGCGCAAGCTATGCACAGCGTCTGCTGCGTGGCGATCTGAGTGCAGGGATTGAGATTTTTGAACGCTATCGCACGCGCTCAAATGAATATTATGACTTTGCCAAAAACTTCTTGGCAAAACCAATCAATCTGAATACCGATCAAAGCATCGTTATCGATCGCGAAGATGCGCCACACTTTGGCTCAAAGCAAGAGCAGCACGCCTATTGGCAAAATCAGCTGACCTATTCACTGATCAATCTGACCATCAGCCAAGAAGATGACAAAGCCAAAGACCAAGCTTATCTGGACAATCCTGAGCTGTCGCGCGGTCAAGACTTGGTCAAGGCAGAAAGTCGCACGCCAACTGAGATTTTGCTTAACCGCCTAACGCGCCAACAAGAGCAACTTCAACGACTAAAAAATGACGAAATCATGGAATATATCCTAGATTCGGCGACGCTGACCTATGATCCGCACAGTAATTATTTTGCGCCTGTACAAGCCCAAGATATGCAGATCCAAAACAGCCTACAGCTTGAAGGCATTGGCGTATCAATCCGCCCAGATCGTAAAAATCCTGATTATATTCGCATCATCAGCCTAGTCGATGGCGGCCCTGCTGCTAAGTCTGGACAAGTGCGTGCCAACGATCTGATCATCGGCGTCGCCCAAGATGGTGAAGCGATGGTCGATACTGTCGGCTATACCACGCGCGAGATTGTCGCCTTGATCCGTGGTAAGCGCGGCACCAATGTTACCATCCGTGTCAAACAGCCCAACACCCCAGATTCACAAGCGCGCACCGTGACACTCACGCGCGATGTCATCCAACAAGAAGAATCGGGCGTACAGCATCGCATCATCGAAGTGCCATATGAAGGGGTGAACAAACGCGTCGGCGTGCTTGAGATTCCATCGTTTTATCTAAACTTCCAAGCGCGCCGTGAAGGCTTGGACGCCAGTCAATACCGCAGCGTTAGCAATGACACCGAAAAAGCACTCAAAGACATGACTGCCCAAGGCATTGATGGTCTGGTTGTCGATCTGCGTAACAATCCAGGCGGCTCACTCGATGAAGTCGCCAAAATGCTCGGCTTCTTCATCAAAGAAGGCCCACTGGTACAGATCCGTGACAACCGCGGCAATGTGCGTATCTATCGCGATGGTGATGGCGGCAAGCAGCTGTACCAAGGCGATATGGCGGTGCTTGTGAACTTAGGCTCAGCATCTGCCAGTGAGATTTTTGCTGCTGCTATTCAAGATTATGGACTTGGTCTGATCGTCGGTAGCACCACCACAGGTAAGGGCTCAGCACAAGCACAGCGCGATGATTTGGCATTAGGCTCAATGACCATTACCCAAAACAAATTCTACCGCGTCAATGGTGGCAGCACCCAAAACAAAGGCGTCGTGCCTGATGTCGAACTGGTCAATATCTATAAAGGTATGGAATTTGGCGAACGCGAATACAAAAACCCACTACCTTGGGATACCATCGCATCGACCAACTACACCGCTGAAGGTAAGTATTCACAAGCATTAATCGAGACTTTGAACGAGCAATCACAAGCACGCCAAGCACATGATCCACAGTTTATTTTCCTAAATAAACTCAACGACATCCGCGCACTTGATGATGATAAAAAACCTGCCGAAGTCAGCTTAAACAAACGCCGTGCTAAGCTAAAAGACATCGAAGATCAGACCTTGGCTGCCGAAAATGCACGCCGTCAAGCCACGGGCGAAACACCGTTCACCAGTTGGTCCACTTATCAAGCCAACCTAGATGCCATCGCCGAAGAGCGCGCGGCAATGAAAGAGAACGAACGCCCGAAACTGCCAGAGAGCGAAGCCTATGTGCTAGAAGCAGCGCATCTAATGTTTGATGCGGATAAACCACAAACCGCACAGGCTAAATCTGCCAAATAA
- the nagZ gene encoding beta-N-acetylhexosaminidase: protein MAVGIIMADVAGKVLDDSDRALLANPEVGGMILFARNVESPEQVRALTDSMRAASADVLIAVDQEGGRVARFRQGFSPLPAMGKLGKLYDCDPERALSLAYDCGYLMAAEVLAVGVDFSFAPVLDVDGVSLVIGDRAFHASPDAIVALSSEFMKGMKAAGMATTGKHFPGHGSIAPDSHVADAIDERSFDEIFNFDTQTFVRTLDQLDALMPAHVIFSQVDDKPAGFSKVWLGKIIRDQLGYDGVLFSDDLNMKAAHVAGGVGERVQAAIDAGCDMALVCNDRDGALIAIETAKRMQTLPHNRFGRMKGKIPTWQGSLDATCQQFADYQRARDSVQAAFFCEDTEVGTAGVDPTNYVNNTKA from the coding sequence ATGGCAGTTGGCATCATTATGGCGGATGTGGCAGGCAAGGTACTGGATGACAGTGATCGCGCGTTGTTGGCGAATCCTGAAGTGGGTGGAATGATTTTGTTCGCGCGTAATGTTGAGTCGCCTGAGCAGGTGCGTGCTTTGACCGACAGTATGCGCGCGGCAAGTGCTGATGTGCTGATTGCGGTGGATCAAGAAGGTGGCCGCGTGGCGCGTTTTCGCCAAGGTTTCTCGCCGCTGCCTGCGATGGGTAAGCTTGGCAAGCTGTATGATTGTGACCCTGAGCGTGCTTTGTCTTTGGCTTATGACTGCGGCTATCTGATGGCGGCAGAAGTGCTGGCGGTGGGTGTGGATTTTAGCTTTGCGCCTGTGCTTGATGTCGATGGGGTAAGTCTTGTGATTGGTGATCGTGCTTTTCATGCGTCGCCTGATGCTATTGTCGCGCTGTCATCAGAATTTATGAAAGGCATGAAAGCAGCTGGCATGGCGACCACGGGCAAACATTTTCCAGGGCATGGCTCGATCGCGCCTGATTCTCATGTGGCAGATGCCATCGATGAGCGTAGTTTTGATGAGATTTTTAATTTCGATACCCAAACCTTTGTGCGTACGCTCGATCAGCTTGATGCTTTGATGCCTGCGCATGTGATTTTTAGCCAAGTCGATGATAAGCCTGCGGGATTTTCTAAGGTATGGCTTGGTAAGATTATTCGTGATCAGCTTGGCTATGATGGTGTGCTGTTTTCTGATGATCTCAATATGAAAGCGGCGCATGTGGCAGGTGGTGTCGGTGAGCGCGTACAAGCTGCCATCGATGCTGGCTGTGATATGGCGCTGGTGTGTAATGATCGTGATGGCGCGCTGATTGCGATTGAGACTGCCAAGCGGATGCAGACTCTGCCACACAATCGCTTTGGTCGTATGAAAGGTAAAATCCCTACATGGCAAGGTAGTCTGGATGCGACCTGTCAGCAGTTTGCCGATTATCAGCGCGCGCGTGATAGTGTGCAGGCGGCGTTTTTCTGCGAAGATACTGAAGTAGGCACAGCGGGCGTTGATCCGACTAATTATGTGAATAATACTAAGGCTTGA
- a CDS encoding PACE efflux transporter, translating into MANTPNIPMSAKERLIHTVLFEIGAVGVSAVVVLLFLQIHAAAAIGISVMISVMAMVWNMVFNLGFDHIFTAPRQTRTLGVRLCHTIAFEGGLLLFTLPVVAYFLALSLWQAFIADLGMTLAVMVYTLIFNFVYDHVRLRFLIKN; encoded by the coding sequence ATGGCAAATACGCCCAATATCCCAATGAGCGCCAAAGAGCGACTGATCCACACTGTCTTATTTGAGATCGGTGCAGTTGGTGTGTCGGCGGTGGTTGTGCTGTTGTTTTTGCAAATCCATGCAGCGGCAGCCATCGGCATCAGCGTGATGATCTCAGTGATGGCGATGGTGTGGAATATGGTGTTTAACTTAGGTTTTGATCACATTTTTACTGCACCCAGACAGACGCGCACTCTGGGCGTACGGCTATGTCATACCATTGCCTTTGAAGGCGGTTTGCTACTGTTCACCCTGCCTGTAGTAGCGTATTTTTTAGCATTGAGCTTATGGCAAGCATTCATCGCTGATCTTGGCATGACCCTTGCGGTGATGGTTTATACGCTGATTTTTAACTTTGTTTATGACCATGTGCGGTTAAGATTTTTGATCAAAAATTAA
- a CDS encoding N-acetylmuramoyl-L-alanine amidase, which produces MSKFLFSTIFTALVLTGCASIPHYPIDTTHRAIGQSERIEFIILHYTAEDNDGSLEVLTQGEVSSHYLIPDGDDDKIYQLVDDNKRAWHAGRSSFRGKSALNDTSLGIEIVSDGIKGKYSNYRPYEGFVDFQPKQIAKAAQLISMLSSKYAIDPTHILGHSDIAPNRKIDPGAKFPWEYLYRTHGIGAWYDDADKAEFLTAITHSAINFNNPATITEIKAELQRYGYTVNDTAEWDRASQNVIYAFQLHFRPRLPTGVMDAETYAILQALNKKYRPLKQ; this is translated from the coding sequence ATGTCAAAATTCTTATTTTCCACCATCTTTACCGCGCTGGTCTTGACAGGCTGTGCAAGCATACCGCACTATCCGATCGATACCACGCACCGTGCCATCGGACAGTCTGAACGCATTGAGTTCATTATCCTGCACTACACCGCCGAAGATAACGATGGTTCATTGGAGGTGCTGACCCAAGGCGAAGTCAGCAGCCACTATCTGATTCCTGATGGCGATGATGATAAGATCTATCAGCTGGTTGATGATAATAAACGCGCATGGCACGCAGGTCGCAGCAGCTTTCGTGGCAAAAGCGCGCTCAATGACACATCACTTGGCATCGAAATCGTCAGCGATGGCATTAAAGGCAAATACAGCAACTACCGCCCGTATGAAGGCTTTGTGGATTTTCAGCCCAAGCAAATCGCCAAAGCCGCCCAGCTCATCAGTATGCTAAGCAGCAAATACGCCATCGATCCGACGCATATCTTGGGGCATTCAGACATCGCGCCTAATCGCAAAATCGACCCTGGTGCGAAGTTTCCATGGGAATATCTGTATCGCACGCATGGCATCGGCGCGTGGTATGATGATGCGGACAAGGCAGAGTTTTTGACAGCGATCACGCACAGCGCGATTAATTTTAATAATCCTGCCACCATCACCGAGATCAAAGCTGAGCTACAACGCTACGGCTACACGGTGAATGACACAGCAGAATGGGACAGAGCTAGCCAAAATGTCATCTACGCCTTTCAGCTGCACTTTCGCCCACGCCTGCCGACAGGAGTGATGGACGCTGAGACTTATGCGATTTTACAAGCCTTGAACAAAAAATACCGCCCCCTAAAGCAATAA